A single Triticum dicoccoides isolate Atlit2015 ecotype Zavitan chromosome 2A, WEW_v2.0, whole genome shotgun sequence DNA region contains:
- the LOC119357911 gene encoding uncharacterized protein LOC119357911, producing the protein MAAAPMEWMMLEPFVFRRDGDSSFPNDRTAPFRAEGISSHGGPFTVAFRVVAPPAISRLYLQWPGGPKEGSSCDIVAAHRNLLLFRLTSNPVKGKDEESLIWPQEYFMCQGSPQQHTLQLHRIPMFTQRSLHPRSVGILCHPEGKFIMAQLRLSESRLPAKMEAELCLLRSNEWELLRNLQIKYEAHELSDLIHWRTDRVIPFENNLCWVSYFSGGTLFCDVSEKKPKISYHRLPVHDRCRGADLHRLRDMNCSLCTTDSGGKLMFVNVAPEDHEIVGPMLPGTDSVVTCHTLRTQDMVWEEMFVVTSHEIWGSNASLSYNALMFPLVSVAKSNELYFLLPEKGERAIDKVSVIGVDTITKHTEIHQYIKGEEDLGGEDDDMVRRKSHLLHPFVPSEFPKFFWPHQLRCVEDYQDELTKSSNQVSDGCCCVM; encoded by the exons ATGGCCGCAGCCCCCAtggagtggatgatgctcgagCCCTTCGTGTTCCGCAGGGACGGAGATTCTTCCTTCCCGAACGACCGGACCGCGCCCTTCAGGGCCGAAGGCATCAGCTCCCACGGTGGCCCCTTCACCGTCGCCTTCCGCGTCGTCGCCCCCCCGGCCATCTCCCGCCTCTACCTGCAGTGGCCGGGCGGCCCAAAGGAAGGCTCTTCGTGCGATATTGTGGCGGCGCACCGCAACCTCCTCCTCTTCAGGCTCACCTCCAACCCTGTCAAGGGGAAGGATGAGGAGTCCCTGATTTGGCCGCAGGAGTACTTCATGTGCCAAGGATCGCCGCAGCAGCACACGCTGCAGCTCCACCGGATCCCCATGTTCACCCAGCGCTCTTTGCATCCTCGCTCTGTCGGCATCTTGTGCCACCCTGAAGGAAAATTCATCATGGCGCAGCTGCGCCTAAGTGAATCCCGTTTGCCGGCGAAGATGGAAGCTGAGCTGTGCCTTCTACGCTCCAACGAGTGGGAGCTGCTGCGGAATCTACAGATAAAGTACGAGGCCCATGAATTATCTGACTTGATCCATTGGAGAACCGACAGAGTGATCCCTTTCGAAAACAATCTGTGCTGGGTCAGTTACTTCAGTGGAGGCACCCTGTTCTGTGACGTATCTGAAAAAAAGCCTAAAATCTCCTACCATCGGCTGCCTGTTCATGACCGATGTCGCGGTGCAGATCTACACCGATTGCGTGATATGAACTGCTCTTTGTGCACCACCGATTCTGGCGGTAAGCTCATGTTCGTCAATGTTGCCCCGGAGGATCATGAGATAGTTGGCCCAATGCTTCCTGGTACGGATTCTGTTGTCACCTGCCATACATTGAGGACACAAGACATGGTGTGGGAAGAGATGTTCGTCGTCACATCTCATGAAATATGGGGTTCCAATGCCTCTCTCTCATACAATGCTCTGATGTTTCCTCTTGTGAGTGTGGCCAAGTCAAATGAGCTATACTTTCTATTGCCTGAGAAAGGGGAGCGTGCAATTGACAAGGTTTCGGTGATTGGTGTTGATACTATTACCAAGCATACGGAGATTCATCAGTACATTAAAGGAGAGGAAGACCTCGGGGGTGAAGATGATGACATGGTTAGGCGAAAGTCCCATCTTCTCCATCCCTTTGTTCCCTCCGAGTTTCCAAAGTTTTTCTGGCCTCACCAG TTAAGGTGTGTTGAAGACTACCAAGACGAATTGACGAAATCAAGCAACCAGGTCTCTGATGGCTGTTGCTGTGTGATGTAG